One genomic window of Halanaerobium saccharolyticum subsp. saccharolyticum DSM 6643 includes the following:
- a CDS encoding TolC family protein, producing MLKKILSIFFIISAVLLITVTVSAAESALNLQGYLAQSLTKNEEVKKAEMNLEAKEIALVKEKAEQEVRPSPLLLEKAKTELEIAARNLEITKDQVTTNLINDFFNYYKAKNSIVIHQKYQKILEKELENIEEKYEQGILIKSDLMQAEVELKTAASNLKAAVNNKKRAEFKVKQNLKMELEDQLQLNFKEDKLKNWQLEENLKELFKTALKKRIEIKEAEANKELQKINYRLAAKDYSSDLDEKEAKNELENAENQLELIKDKIKLDVNDKYLDYQDSIAEIERYQKLIASFEEALRVKKLYFEEDYITGTELLETQVDLYQSEINYAHAQIDYYLSLAELYLSTGDFKEALNYEN from the coding sequence ATGCTCAAAAAGATTTTATCCATATTTTTTATAATATCAGCAGTTCTATTAATTACGGTAACTGTTTCAGCTGCTGAATCAGCTTTGAATTTGCAGGGATATTTGGCACAGTCTCTAACTAAAAATGAAGAAGTTAAAAAAGCTGAGATGAATTTAGAAGCTAAAGAAATTGCTTTAGTAAAAGAAAAAGCAGAACAGGAAGTACGTCCTTCACCACTTCTTTTAGAAAAAGCTAAAACAGAGCTTGAAATAGCAGCAAGAAACTTAGAAATTACTAAAGACCAGGTAACTACAAATTTAATTAACGATTTTTTTAACTATTATAAAGCAAAAAACTCTATAGTTATTCATCAGAAGTATCAAAAGATTTTAGAAAAGGAACTAGAAAATATCGAAGAAAAATATGAACAGGGTATTTTAATTAAAAGTGATTTAATGCAGGCAGAAGTTGAATTAAAAACTGCAGCCAGCAACCTAAAAGCAGCTGTTAATAATAAAAAGAGGGCTGAATTTAAAGTAAAACAGAACTTAAAGATGGAACTTGAAGATCAGCTGCAGCTAAATTTCAAAGAAGATAAATTAAAAAATTGGCAGTTAGAAGAAAACTTAAAAGAACTTTTTAAAACTGCTTTAAAGAAGAGAATTGAAATTAAAGAGGCAGAGGCAAATAAAGAACTTCAGAAAATAAACTATCGTCTTGCTGCCAAGGATTACAGCTCCGATTTAGATGAAAAAGAAGCGAAAAATGAACTTGAAAATGCTGAAAATCAGCTGGAGTTAATTAAAGATAAAATAAAACTTGATGTTAATGATAAATATCTTGATTATCAGGATAGTATTGCAGAAATTGAGCGTTATCAGAAATTAATAGCAAGTTTTGAAGAAGCTCTAAGAGTTAAAAAGTTATACTTTGAAGAAGACTACATCACTGGAACAGAGCTTTTGGAAACTCAGGTTGATCTTTATCAGAGTGAAATAAATTATGCACATGCTCAGATAGATTATTATCTCAGCCTGGCTGAATTATACTTGAGCACAGGTGATTTTAAGGAGGCGCTAAATTATGAAAACTAA
- a CDS encoding efflux RND transporter periplasmic adaptor subunit, translating into MNKKIKMGLTILLIIVIGAGALIFIRQLKNREPQVAEEKDLGAAVETAKVEKDDFEIIYNYSGTAEYAGKRKISAQIGGEITNIYVKEGQKVEKGDLLAKIDDQELKNNFASAETAVREAEIALKKAKLAKEISRNNLAESKAALKEAESNYSQWQSDYERDKKLFQKNAIAEAKFEQTKTQFQKAAAQLERVKAALGSTEKSVEIAGLDVEAAAEKLKKVKNELENAQLKLKDTEIRSPISAEIINEFAEVGEVKAAGQPLFEIAESDRVEIKVQVGMNDLRKLEVGTKALISSPALEQKEVEAAISEIGSIADPKSRTTEVTLELTDRINLKDGAFVSVALIAERLTDVLIVPEKAIFNYQAAPHVYLIKDGRAVRQKIETAATNGYQTVVTSFLSEGDQIAVTNLNDLQDKTKVYLSEQENGDD; encoded by the coding sequence ATGAATAAAAAAATTAAAATGGGATTAACTATTCTGCTGATTATAGTAATTGGTGCAGGAGCTTTAATTTTTATCAGACAGCTCAAAAATAGAGAGCCTCAGGTAGCTGAAGAGAAGGATCTAGGAGCAGCAGTGGAAACAGCCAAAGTTGAGAAAGATGATTTCGAAATAATATATAACTACAGTGGTACTGCAGAATATGCAGGTAAAAGAAAAATTTCTGCCCAAATCGGGGGAGAGATAACAAATATTTATGTTAAAGAAGGTCAAAAAGTAGAAAAAGGAGATCTTCTGGCTAAAATTGATGATCAGGAGCTAAAAAATAATTTCGCTTCGGCAGAAACTGCTGTTAGAGAAGCAGAAATTGCTTTAAAAAAAGCTAAATTAGCTAAAGAAATATCAAGAAACAATTTAGCCGAGAGTAAAGCAGCTTTAAAAGAAGCAGAGAGCAATTATTCTCAGTGGCAGAGTGATTATGAGCGGGATAAAAAACTTTTTCAAAAAAATGCCATTGCAGAAGCTAAATTTGAGCAGACTAAAACTCAGTTTCAAAAAGCTGCAGCTCAGCTTGAAAGGGTAAAGGCTGCTCTAGGCAGCACGGAAAAGTCAGTAGAAATTGCTGGTTTGGATGTTGAAGCTGCAGCAGAAAAGCTTAAAAAAGTAAAAAATGAGCTCGAAAATGCTCAATTAAAACTTAAGGATACAGAAATTAGATCTCCAATTAGTGCTGAAATTATCAATGAATTTGCAGAAGTAGGAGAAGTTAAAGCAGCAGGTCAACCTCTTTTTGAAATAGCAGAAAGTGACAGAGTCGAAATAAAAGTACAGGTTGGAATGAATGATCTCAGAAAATTAGAAGTTGGCACTAAAGCTTTAATTTCTTCTCCTGCGCTTGAACAAAAAGAAGTAGAGGCAGCGATTTCTGAGATCGGCTCAATCGCTGACCCAAAAAGTAGAACTACTGAAGTAACTTTAGAACTAACAGATAGAATTAATCTGAAAGATGGCGCCTTTGTTTCTGTGGCTTTAATAGCGGAAAGGCTAACCGATGTCTTGATTGTTCCGGAAAAAGCAATTTTTAACTATCAAGCAGCTCCCCATGTTTATTTAATAAAAGACGGTAGAGCAGTGAGACAAAAAATTGAAACAGCAGCCACTAATGGTTATCAGACTGTTGTCACCTCTTTTCTTTCTGAAGGGGATCAGATAGCAGTGACTAATCTCAATGATCTGCAGGATAAGACTAAGGTCTATTTATCTGAGCAGGAAAATGGAGATGATTAA
- the argB gene encoding acetylglutamate kinase: MEKLIEKANVLIEALPYFKDFFGKTFVIKYGGSIMADDELKEKLIEDITLLKYVGINPVVVHGGGPAINKTLNRLNIKANFIDGLRVTDKETMEIVEMVLSAQINKEIVALMNKMQAKAVGISGKDGGLITAKKKNFNDPKKDLGFVGEVEQINPELVEKLIEDGYIPVIAPVGVNAQGETLNINADSVAGELAASLKAEKLIYLTDVDGIRYDAKDASSRVSQLRFKEIKEWIADGKIQGGMLPKVEGCMQAVERGVIRTHILNGLVAHPLLLEIFTDQGVGTMILKD, encoded by the coding sequence ATAGAAAAATTAATAGAAAAGGCAAATGTTTTAATTGAAGCTTTACCTTATTTTAAAGACTTTTTTGGTAAAACTTTTGTTATTAAATATGGCGGCAGTATTATGGCTGATGATGAACTAAAAGAAAAATTGATAGAAGACATCACACTACTTAAATATGTAGGGATTAACCCGGTAGTCGTTCATGGTGGGGGACCAGCAATTAACAAAACACTTAATCGCTTAAATATTAAAGCAAATTTTATTGATGGACTTAGGGTTACAGATAAAGAAACAATGGAAATTGTGGAAATGGTGCTTTCAGCTCAGATTAATAAAGAGATAGTTGCTTTGATGAATAAAATGCAGGCTAAGGCAGTTGGTATTTCTGGCAAAGATGGTGGTTTAATTACGGCAAAAAAGAAGAATTTTAATGATCCTAAAAAAGATTTAGGTTTTGTAGGAGAGGTTGAACAGATTAATCCTGAGTTAGTAGAAAAATTAATTGAAGATGGATATATTCCAGTAATTGCACCTGTTGGAGTTAATGCTCAGGGAGAAACGTTAAACATTAATGCTGATAGTGTTGCAGGAGAGTTGGCTGCATCTTTAAAGGCAGAAAAACTAATTTATTTGACTGATGTTGATGGGATTCGTTATGATGCTAAGGATGCCAGCAGTAGGGTCTCACAACTAAGATTTAAAGAAATTAAAGAATGGATTGCTGATGGTAAAATCCAGGGAGGAATGCTGCCAAAGGTTGAAGGTTGTATGCAGGCAGTAGAAAGAGGGGTTATTAGAACTCATATTTTAAATGGTCTGGTGGCTCATCCACTTTTATTAGAAATTTTTACTGATCAGGGAGTAGGGACGATGATACTTAAAGACTAG
- the argC gene encoding N-acetyl-gamma-glutamyl-phosphate reductase, with product MINVSIIGATGYVGVELMRLLHEHPEVEIKDLVSKSSAGQLLIDIYPQFRGSKLNDQKLIALKDFKAEASDLIFTALPHGVSQDIVAELYGKGPKIIDLSGDFRYQDVDIYEEWYGFEHRHPELVKEAVYGLVELNRSKIKNANLVANPGCYVTASLLALLPLINFKKADPYSIIIDAKSGVSGAGRSLKENLLFTETHNSMKAYSPGVHRHGSEIEYILNQYLKGSYTENKIYDSKVTVDSSNLEKEKNRVEVLFTPHLVPIKRGILATIYLDLKEASSAAEILEIYQQAYNQEEFVQVLADKLPEIKNIAGSNFAQIGFKYDQRTNKIIIVSVIDNMLKGAAGQAVQNMNLIFGFAENIGLKSTALFP from the coding sequence ATGATAAATGTTTCAATAATTGGTGCCACTGGTTATGTTGGGGTTGAATTGATGCGTCTTTTACATGAGCATCCAGAGGTCGAAATTAAGGATTTGGTTTCTAAAAGTAGTGCTGGTCAGCTATTAATTGATATTTATCCTCAATTTAGAGGTTCAAAATTGAATGATCAAAAATTAATTGCACTGAAAGATTTTAAAGCTGAAGCAAGTGATTTAATTTTTACAGCCCTACCACATGGAGTTTCACAGGATATTGTAGCTGAGCTTTATGGTAAGGGTCCAAAAATTATCGATTTAAGTGGTGATTTTCGTTATCAAGATGTAGATATTTACGAAGAATGGTATGGATTTGAACATCGGCATCCTGAACTAGTTAAAGAAGCAGTCTATGGACTGGTGGAGTTAAATCGATCTAAAATAAAAAATGCAAATTTGGTTGCTAACCCAGGTTGTTATGTAACTGCATCACTGCTTGCCTTATTACCATTAATTAACTTTAAAAAAGCAGATCCTTATTCGATTATTATTGACGCTAAATCAGGAGTTAGTGGTGCCGGGCGCAGTTTAAAGGAAAATTTATTATTTACTGAAACTCATAATTCAATGAAAGCTTATAGTCCTGGTGTTCACCGCCATGGTTCAGAAATTGAATATATTTTAAATCAGTATTTAAAAGGTTCTTATACTGAAAATAAAATTTATGATTCTAAAGTAACAGTTGATAGTAGTAATTTAGAAAAAGAAAAAAACAGGGTCGAGGTGTTATTTACTCCTCATTTAGTTCCAATTAAAAGAGGGATTTTAGCTACTATTTATCTCGATTTAAAGGAGGCTAGTTCAGCGGCAGAGATTTTAGAAATATACCAACAGGCATATAATCAGGAAGAATTTGTACAGGTGCTTGCTGATAAACTGCCAGAAATTAAAAATATTGCAGGATCAAACTTTGCTCAGATTGGTTTTAAATATGATCAGCGCACAAACAAAATCATTATTGTTTCAGTTATTGATAACATGCTCAAAGGAGCAGCTGGACAGGCTGTACAGAATATGAATCTAATTTTTGGTTTTGCTGAAAATATAGGACTTAAATCAACAGCCTTATTCCCTTAA
- a CDS encoding TolC family protein: protein MKTNKIMISLLLVLSLFLSLTVSAAEIDLNTVLESALKNNNTLQAAREKLKAAEMQKESAETIMNSTLKGELAWQDEELTDDGDIFTTIEYSKFLAESSGTEAQLDKAELKYYIAELEFNKKREEVLENVIKQYYNLLKIESLVSNQKQAVKEAEAVYQDAEKRFADNLITKAKLLRMEINLAKNKEKLQSIENDRIKARDQFALVTGIDIAQQSLKDNNLIKAQADLQFKKDDLLKLAYQNRTDYQIQQLNSDLIKKDIQYLKAEDDPVFSLRGEYVFEDGKITTSLNSKYQFNLSGSADTRDQNEKYISLKELQLLDESEWKVTAALSYEFSDGGQTKAEIKTAEAGIKESEINLENLESEIRIELLSLLRELELTKNSLETAAKNFKRAELEYESTKSRYQKGAVIESELISAQRLLSDAERDLTIAKYEVQLQKTEILAAVENIYKSFKAGILGGESNE, encoded by the coding sequence ATGAAAACTAATAAAATTATGATTAGTTTATTATTAGTATTGAGCCTCTTTTTATCTTTGACTGTTTCGGCAGCAGAAATTGATTTAAATACAGTTTTGGAATCTGCTCTAAAAAATAATAATACTCTCCAAGCGGCTAGAGAAAAATTAAAAGCAGCTGAAATGCAGAAAGAATCTGCTGAGACAATAATGAATTCAACATTGAAGGGAGAGCTTGCTTGGCAGGATGAGGAGTTAACAGATGACGGAGATATTTTCACAACAATTGAGTACAGTAAATTTCTAGCTGAATCTTCGGGTACAGAAGCTCAATTAGATAAGGCAGAGCTTAAATATTATATTGCAGAATTAGAATTTAATAAAAAAAGAGAAGAAGTTTTAGAGAATGTGATTAAACAGTATTATAATCTTTTGAAAATAGAATCGCTAGTAAGTAACCAGAAGCAGGCGGTAAAAGAAGCAGAGGCTGTCTATCAGGATGCTGAAAAAAGATTTGCTGATAATTTAATAACCAAGGCAAAACTGTTAAGAATGGAAATAAATTTAGCTAAAAACAAAGAAAAATTGCAGAGTATAGAAAATGATAGAATAAAAGCTAGAGATCAATTTGCCTTAGTAACAGGTATAGATATAGCTCAGCAGAGTTTAAAAGATAATAATTTAATTAAGGCTCAGGCTGATCTTCAGTTTAAAAAAGATGATCTTTTAAAACTGGCCTATCAAAATAGAACTGACTATCAGATTCAGCAGTTGAATTCAGATCTAATAAAGAAAGATATTCAGTATCTTAAAGCTGAAGATGATCCTGTTTTTTCACTGAGGGGAGAATATGTTTTTGAGGACGGCAAAATCACGACTTCTCTTAACAGTAAATACCAATTTAATTTAAGCGGCAGTGCAGATACAAGAGACCAGAACGAGAAATATATTTCTTTAAAAGAGCTGCAGCTGCTGGATGAAAGTGAATGGAAAGTTACAGCAGCTTTAAGCTATGAATTTTCCGATGGTGGCCAAACTAAAGCAGAAATTAAGACTGCAGAAGCAGGAATCAAGGAAAGTGAAATTAACTTAGAAAATCTTGAGTCAGAAATAAGAATTGAACTTTTAAGCTTATTAAGAGAACTAGAATTAACTAAAAATAGTCTTGAAACAGCTGCTAAAAATTTTAAAAGAGCTGAGTTAGAATATGAGAGCACAAAAAGTAGATATCAAAAAGGTGCGGTAATTGAAAGTGAGCTGATTTCAGCTCAGAGACTATTAAGTGATGCTGAAAGAGATTTAACTATAGCAAAATATGAGGTTCAGCTGCAGAAAACAGAAATTCTGGCTGCAGTAGAAAATATATATAAAAGCTTTAAAGCCGGGATACTGGGAGGAGAGAGTAATGAATAA
- a CDS encoding aspartate aminotransferase family protein, producing the protein MEIEEIVEMDQKHFMNVYSGRYPLYVEKAEGIKLHSKDGKIYRDFLAGIGVNALGYSNQRFKEALKDQIDKIIHCSNLYYIEPQAELEKKLCKNSCYDRVFFANSGSEANEGALKLARKYFKKKGSNKFETISADKSFHGRTMTTVTATGQNKYKEPFVPLPEGFYTVPFNDLEALKEAVTDRTGAILLEPIQGEGGIYPAEKKYLEGVRKLCDQNDILLIFDEVQCGMGRTGELFAYQNYGVEADIITLAKALGGGVPIGAFMAKEEVAAAFEAGDHGTTFGGNPLATRAASEVMDIMLENNFLASVKEKGNYLRLKLDKMVAENDNLIETRGIGLMLALELGESLSAKKVTNQLFERGFLVNAVKEHTLRFLPPLVVEKEDIDLLIKNINQIITEK; encoded by the coding sequence ATGGAAATAGAAGAAATAGTTGAAATGGATCAAAAACATTTTATGAATGTTTACAGTGGTAGATATCCACTTTATGTTGAGAAGGCTGAAGGAATAAAATTACACAGCAAAGATGGTAAAATATACCGTGATTTTTTAGCAGGAATTGGAGTCAATGCTTTAGGATACAGTAATCAGCGTTTTAAAGAAGCTCTTAAAGATCAAATTGATAAAATAATTCACTGTTCTAACTTATATTACATAGAACCACAGGCTGAGCTTGAAAAGAAATTATGTAAGAATTCTTGTTATGATCGTGTGTTTTTTGCTAATAGTGGTTCAGAAGCCAATGAGGGTGCTTTAAAGCTGGCCCGAAAATATTTTAAGAAAAAAGGAAGTAACAAATTTGAAACTATTTCAGCAGATAAATCATTCCATGGGAGAACAATGACAACTGTAACAGCAACCGGTCAGAATAAGTATAAGGAGCCTTTTGTGCCCCTTCCCGAAGGGTTTTATACAGTACCTTTTAATGATTTAGAAGCCTTAAAAGAAGCGGTTACAGATAGAACAGGCGCTATATTGTTAGAGCCAATTCAAGGAGAAGGCGGAATTTATCCTGCAGAAAAAAAATATTTAGAAGGTGTGCGTAAACTTTGTGATCAAAATGATATCCTTTTAATCTTCGATGAAGTTCAGTGTGGAATGGGGAGAACAGGAGAGCTGTTTGCTTATCAAAATTATGGAGTTGAGGCAGATATAATTACCCTTGCTAAAGCCTTAGGTGGCGGAGTTCCAATCGGGGCTTTCATGGCCAAAGAAGAGGTTGCAGCAGCTTTTGAAGCAGGTGACCATGGAACAACTTTTGGTGGTAACCCATTGGCAACTAGAGCAGCCTCTGAAGTAATGGATATTATGCTGGAAAATAATTTTTTAGCTTCTGTAAAAGAAAAAGGTAATTATCTAAGATTAAAGCTGGATAAGATGGTGGCAGAAAATGATAACTTAATTGAAACAAGAGGTATAGGCTTAATGCTGGCTTTAGAGCTTGGAGAGAGTTTATCGGCCAAAAAAGTTACAAATCAGCTTTTTGAGCGTGGATTTTTAGTTAATGCAGTTAAAGAACATACTTTACGTTTTTTACCGCCTTTAGTAGTAGAAAAAGAAGATATAGATTTATTAATTAAAAATATTAATCAAATCATTACCGAAAAATAG
- a CDS encoding aldo/keto reductase — protein sequence MKKFKLKNGNEIPALGLGTSGLRGDQCTEVVKKALKLGYRHLDTADMYGNHQAIAKAINESDVKRDQLFITSKIQSEDLEAEQLKKTADRLLTELDIKYFDLLLIHWPSPEVPIEESLKAMKDLKEEGKAINIGVSNFTIPLLKEALEFYPDLITVNQVEFHPTLYQKDLLDFAFKNDIILTAYSPLAQGEVFENSVLKSLGEKYDKTPAQLALRWLVEKNIVAIPKASSEAHLKNNLAIFDWDFPIDAAREMELLDQNNRLIDPGYPNFE from the coding sequence ATGAAAAAATTTAAACTTAAAAATGGAAATGAAATACCTGCTTTAGGATTGGGTACTTCTGGCTTAAGAGGAGACCAATGTACTGAGGTAGTCAAAAAAGCTCTCAAGCTCGGTTATCGTCATCTAGATACTGCTGATATGTATGGAAATCATCAGGCTATTGCTAAAGCCATAAATGAATCCGATGTTAAGCGTGATCAGCTTTTCATTACTTCTAAAATTCAGAGTGAAGATTTAGAAGCTGAGCAACTCAAAAAAACTGCAGACCGTCTTTTAACTGAATTAGATATCAAATATTTTGATTTACTATTAATTCACTGGCCCAGTCCCGAAGTACCAATTGAAGAATCTTTAAAAGCAATGAAAGACTTAAAAGAAGAGGGAAAAGCAATAAATATTGGAGTTAGCAACTTTACAATCCCACTTTTAAAAGAAGCTTTAGAATTTTACCCTGATTTAATTACTGTTAATCAGGTAGAATTTCATCCAACACTTTATCAAAAGGACCTTTTAGATTTTGCTTTTAAAAATGATATTATACTTACTGCTTATAGTCCATTAGCCCAGGGAGAAGTATTTGAAAATAGCGTCTTAAAGTCTCTCGGCGAAAAATATGATAAAACTCCAGCTCAACTGGCTTTGAGATGGCTGGTTGAAAAAAATATTGTAGCTATTCCAAAAGCAAGTTCTGAAGCTCATCTTAAAAATAATTTAGCAATATTTGACTGGGATTTCCCAATTGATGCAGCCAGAGAAATGGAACTTTTAGATCAAAATAATAGACTGATTGATCCAGGTTATCCAAATTTTGAATAA
- a CDS encoding efflux RND transporter permease subunit yields the protein MTLVDFAVKKKYTTIAAVFAVVLLGLAALITLNIQLNPDTEPVVVSIQTQYSGVSASDIAEQINEPLEEELGSIEGVESISSDAMEGVSLVSVEFDYDKDINTAAVDVQNIVSKIRNELPQDIEEPQVQKFSKSDRPILTLAVTGPRSDTELRTLADNQLKNRLQLVSGVASVDVYGGKEREIQINVDRDALAAYNIPISLLTKRLDQENINFPGGRLTTNEQEYLLRTVGEYENLEEIKNLIISSTSQGKIYLKDLADVKDSFAEVRSKFRVEGQETVALNILKQQDANTVQVVDNAKETIAELENEYQDLNFKITEDQSEFVKLAINNMASTLFIGIILTIIVIFLFLENWRSTLAVSISIPTTFVLTLALMKAFDLSLNTVTMTGLILSIGMLVDNSIVVIENVTRHFENLGKSAFKAAVEGTNEIMLAVIAGTTTSMIVLVPVMFIGGFVQQMFRPLSMTLLFAWTGSVISSFTIVPLVLSLVLKAEENKRSLKIFIVFKKIVALFTKLLDSSREYYLKLLEKSLNNRAIVITTAVVILIVTLSLIPLIGSEMTPVMDSGQSYISIETEAGSSLAKTEEVAKKVEKIVRDVPELLIYSTQLGFEPGASTQATTGANGVQQAFMSLSYEDRNSRKRSIWEIQDELRSEIAKVPGIKAYVVEEAGATSVSTTQAPLVIRLSGKDPEILYDFAEGLAEKVKKVPGAVNINLRWSLDSPEYHLKINRERAAELGLSTKEISQQISASVEGLDATEEFNLAGQDDLNILVKYKDEQMFNKNDLENLVIISSGVGNIPLREVAEIKVSEGPNLISREDMQYNLDILGFSKDRALSKVNQDIQSIIGQYPLPSGYTAEITGQQDDMNDALTRLAAALVFAIAFIYLLLVSQFKSLIHPITIMISLPLELVGVVAALVLTNTYLSMPAMMGLILLSGIAVNDAIHLIDFVIEAEKEGKETKAAILEGARLRFRPILMTTFSTLAGMTPLALELAVGTEQYSPLAKVVMGGLFSSTMLLLIFVPVVYSLFEDLKRKIYS from the coding sequence ATGACACTAGTAGATTTTGCAGTTAAAAAAAAGTATACAACAATCGCTGCAGTTTTTGCAGTTGTACTCCTGGGTTTAGCAGCACTTATAACTTTAAATATTCAGCTAAATCCTGATACAGAGCCGGTTGTAGTCAGTATTCAGACTCAATATAGCGGAGTAAGCGCTTCTGATATTGCTGAACAGATAAATGAACCCTTAGAAGAAGAACTTGGAAGTATAGAAGGGGTCGAAAGTATCAGTTCTGATGCAATGGAGGGAGTATCTTTAGTTAGTGTTGAGTTTGACTATGATAAAGATATTAATACTGCAGCAGTAGATGTCCAGAATATAGTTAGTAAAATCAGAAATGAACTGCCGCAGGATATAGAAGAACCTCAGGTGCAGAAATTTTCAAAATCTGACCGACCTATCTTGACCCTGGCAGTAACTGGACCCCGTAGTGATACAGAACTGAGAACTTTAGCAGATAATCAGCTAAAAAATAGACTGCAGCTGGTTAGTGGAGTAGCAAGTGTAGATGTCTATGGTGGTAAGGAAAGAGAAATTCAGATAAATGTTGATCGCGATGCTCTGGCAGCCTATAATATACCAATTTCGCTGTTAACTAAAAGATTGGATCAGGAGAATATTAACTTTCCTGGAGGTAGATTAACAACAAATGAACAGGAATATTTACTGAGGACAGTAGGAGAATATGAAAATTTAGAAGAAATTAAAAATTTGATTATAAGTTCAACTTCCCAGGGTAAAATTTATTTAAAGGACTTAGCAGATGTTAAAGATAGTTTTGCTGAAGTAAGGAGTAAATTTAGAGTTGAAGGTCAAGAAACTGTAGCTTTAAATATTTTAAAACAGCAGGACGCAAATACTGTTCAGGTAGTTGATAATGCCAAAGAAACTATAGCTGAGCTTGAAAATGAATATCAAGATTTGAATTTCAAGATCACAGAAGATCAGTCAGAATTTGTTAAGCTGGCTATTAATAATATGGCAAGCACACTTTTTATTGGAATTATCTTAACAATTATAGTAATCTTTTTATTCTTAGAAAATTGGCGCAGTACACTGGCAGTTTCAATTTCTATCCCAACAACTTTTGTCTTAACCCTGGCTTTAATGAAGGCCTTTGATTTAAGCTTAAATACTGTTACAATGACCGGCCTTATTCTCTCAATTGGAATGCTGGTTGATAATTCAATAGTTGTAATTGAAAATGTAACCCGCCACTTTGAGAATTTGGGAAAATCAGCTTTTAAGGCAGCAGTTGAGGGAACAAATGAAATAATGCTGGCTGTCATAGCTGGAACTACAACTTCCATGATTGTTCTAGTACCAGTGATGTTTATTGGTGGTTTTGTGCAGCAGATGTTTAGACCACTTTCGATGACTCTGTTATTTGCCTGGACAGGTTCGGTTATCAGTTCTTTTACAATTGTTCCACTTGTTCTATCACTTGTTTTAAAGGCGGAAGAGAATAAAAGATCTCTGAAAATATTTATAGTCTTTAAAAAGATAGTAGCTCTATTTACTAAATTATTAGATAGTTCTAGAGAATATTATCTTAAGCTGCTGGAAAAATCTTTAAATAACAGAGCAATTGTAATTACAACTGCTGTGGTGATTTTAATAGTGACCTTAAGTTTGATTCCTTTAATTGGATCTGAGATGACACCAGTTATGGATAGCGGTCAGAGTTATATTTCGATAGAAACAGAGGCTGGATCATCACTTGCTAAAACTGAAGAAGTAGCAAAAAAAGTTGAAAAAATTGTAAGAGATGTACCTGAATTATTAATTTATTCAACTCAGCTTGGTTTTGAGCCGGGAGCGAGTACTCAGGCAACAACAGGTGCAAATGGAGTTCAGCAGGCCTTTATGTCTCTAAGCTACGAGGATCGAAACAGCCGCAAGCGATCAATTTGGGAAATACAGGATGAACTAAGAAGTGAAATAGCTAAAGTTCCGGGTATTAAAGCCTATGTAGTAGAAGAGGCAGGAGCAACATCCGTGTCCACAACTCAGGCCCCCCTAGTAATCAGGTTAAGTGGAAAAGACCCGGAAATCTTATATGACTTTGCTGAAGGCCTGGCAGAAAAAGTTAAAAAGGTGCCGGGAGCAGTTAATATTAACCTGCGTTGGTCGCTTGACAGCCCTGAATATCATCTTAAAATAAATCGTGAAAGAGCAGCTGAGCTGGGTTTAAGCACTAAAGAAATTTCTCAGCAGATTTCAGCTTCAGTTGAAGGTCTGGATGCAACAGAAGAATTTAATCTTGCCGGTCAGGATGATCTGAATATCTTAGTTAAATATAAAGATGAGCAGATGTTTAATAAAAATGATTTAGAAAATTTAGTAATAATCAGTTCAGGAGTTGGAAATATTCCTTTAAGAGAAGTTGCAGAAATTAAAGTTAGTGAAGGGCCTAATTTAATTAGTAGAGAAGATATGCAGTATAACCTTGATATTCTAGGATTTAGTAAAGATAGGGCTTTAAGCAAGGTTAATCAGGATATTCAATCTATAATTGGGCAGTATCCACTGCCAAGTGGATATACAGCTGAGATTACAGGTCAGCAGGATGATATGAATGATGCTCTAACTAGACTGGCTGCCGCCTTAGTTTTTGCGATAGCCTTTATTTATCTGCTGTTGGTATCTCAGTTTAAATCATTAATTCATCCAATAACAATTATGATTTCTCTACCACTTGAGCTTGTGGGTGTGGTGGCAGCTTTAGTTTTAACAAACACTTATCTTTCTATGCCGGCTATGATGGGCTTAATTTTACTTTCCGGTATTGCTGTTAATGATGCGATTCATTTAATTGATTTTGTGATTGAAGCAGAAAAAGAAGGGAAGGAAACTAAAGCAGCAATTTTAGAAGGTGCCAGATTGAGATTTAGGCCAATTTTAATGACAACATTTTCTACTCTCGCCGGTATGACACCACTTGCTCTAGAATTAGCAGTTGGTACAGAACAGTATTCACCACTGGCTAAGGTAGTAATGGGAGGTCTATTTTCTTCAACCATGTTACTTTTAATCTTTGTCCCGGTGGTTTATAGTTTATTTGAAGATTTAAAGAGAAAAATATATAGCTAA